The DNA window GGTATCAGTCTGTTGCGCACCGCCTATGTGGCCAATGCCGCGGATGTGGGCGAGTTTATTGCCAAGCGTTTGACAGCTGCTGAGCTCGGTGCTGCCGAAGCCGATGGCAAAACCATCGAAGCCTGGGCCGAGGCCAATGGCCATGGTGGCAGCCCAATCACGGCTGCGATTAAAGAGCGCCTCAGCGGTGGCGGTGGCGAAAGCGAAGATTAACAGTTTCATCAATAGAAAACCGGGCCTCAGCCCGGTTTTTTATTATCCTGATCAACTGCAGCGACAGTCCAGGCACAAAAAAGCCGCCTTATGGCGGCTTTTTTTATGGAACTTAAGCTTAGACCTTGAACTCACCTACCGAGGCTTGCAGTTCCTCCGCCAGACGCGCTACCTGATGGCTTGATTGTGCCGTTTGATCGGCACCTATGGCCGTTTCTTCGGAAATGGCGGCAATGTGTTCCAATTTTTCCGAGACCTGCTGACTCACCAGATTCTGCTCCTGAGCGGCATGGGCAATGTGAGTGCCGGCATCGAAGGCCTGGTGCACCGATTTGCTGATGGTTTCCAGTGCCACGTTGGCTTGCTCTGTCTTGTCGACGCAGGCTTTTGCCTGGGTCTGACCCAGTTCCATGACTGCCACCGCCTGCTGAGTACCCTGTTGCAGTACTTCGATCATTTGCTGGATCTCGCGGGTTGATTCCTGGGTCCGTGAGGCCAGGCTGCGAACCTCGTCGGCCACCACGGCAAAGCCGCGACCCTGTTCACCGGCACGGGCGGCCTCAATGGCGGCGTTCAGTGCCAGCAGGTTGGTTTGCTCGGCAATGCCGCGGATCACGTCGAGGATCGAGCCTATGGAGGCGCTGTCGGCATGCACCTTGTTGATCACCTTGCTGGCCTTGGCCACTTCTTCCGCCAGCGCCTGTATGGTGCGTTTGTTTTCATCGGCTATGGTGCGCATGTGGTGCGCTTCATCATCGGCCTGCTTGATTTGCTTCAGGGCATCATCCGCACTCAGGGTCACCTGATGGGCGCTTGAACTCAGTTCTGTGGTTGCCGTTGCCACCTGATCCACCTGGCTCTTTTGTTCCTGAATACCGGTAGTGGTCTGGGAGGTAATGGCCGAGGTTTGTTCAGCGGCCGCCGCCAGCTGGGTAGAACGATCGAGAATGCCCACGATCAGTGCCCGCAGGCTGTCCACCAAGCGGTTACAGTTGCGCGACAATTCGGCAAATTCATCGTGGCCGGAATCATCCAGCTTATGGGTCAAATCGCCCGATGCCAGCACATTCAGGGCATCATTGACCTCGTCCAGGGAGCGTTTGAGCGGCCTGACCACCCACAAGCTGACACCAATGGCGACAATAATGGCAATGATCACCAGCAACGTGGTTTGCATGGAGGCACTGTCGACATCGCTGATGGCTTTATTGCTGATTTCCTTGGTCACGCCGTCAATGCTCTTGCTCAGCTCACGCATTTTTGCCGAGACTTCCTTGGCATCTTTTTCAACGGCATTGAGTTTGGTCAGCGCGGCTTCTGCATTGTTGAGCTGACTGGCTTTCAGTGACAGCATGGTATTTTGTTTGCCATCGAGCATGCTGAACACCTTGCTGGTATCTTTATTGATGCCCTGCATCAGCTCCTGGTCAAGCAGTCCTTCGCCATGACGATTAACATATTCAATCTTGGTTTTGGCCTCACCGACTATGTAGTCCAGTTCCTTGACTATGATGTCGTACTTACTTTTCTCTTCGGTAGAAACCAGGTCATAGACAGTGGTGATAATGTTGCTCATGCTGGTGTCGATGGCGCTGGCGGCTGCGGCAATTTCCTTTTCCGTTTGGTTGGAGCTGCTTTCGAGATCGATAAGATCCAGCAGGCCAGAAGAGGCATCATCGGCGCTGTTTTCCAGGGTACTGCGCTGTTTAATCAGCTCTTCCTGCTGGGTCAGTGCCTGTTCCCGGGCATCGATCATCGCCTTGCTGTCGTTGGCAAACTTGAGATAGCTGCTGTTAAGCAGGTTTAGCTGGCTGAGATAGTTTTGATTGTTTTCCAGCAATCCACTGAGGGTGGTAAAACCTTCCTTGAAGTTTTTGCTGTGGGTGTTGAATTGCTTTTCCTGCTCGGGAATGGCGCTGGAATGGGCGCTGTGGTAAGCGATAAGGATAAGGCGCTGCTGCTCACTCAGAGTTTCGGACAGGTTACCCGTGGCCTCCAGGGCAGGCATGCTCAATTCCTGCACCAGCACGGTACTGTCCTTGAGACTGCTGTTGGTCACCAGAGAGGCGATACCCAGAATCACCAAGAGAAGGGTTACTACGCTGAAACCGCCAATGACTCGGGTGGCTACATTTATCTTCATATGATACTCCGGTGATTTTTATAGTTTTTCCCGAAAAATAACCAATTCAGTACTGATTGTACGCGACGGGCTCTATATCGGCTGGAACAAGGTTTAGTTTAACCCTATTTCATCCTTTTTTGGCTAATTTTTTCTCTGTTTTCAAGGTGCCAGAGTGTCAAATGTTCTCCCCAGCAGCAGCCGGTATCCAAGGCTATGCGCAGCGGATGGTCCACTTTGCCCATCAGGGCTGCCCAATGGCCAAACACCAGGGTATGGTCTTCCAAATGCGAGGGCAATTCAAACCAGGGATGCAGATCCGGCTCCTTGCAATCTTCCGGGGGGGTTTTACATTTGAAATCCAGTCGGCCATCGCTGTGGAGATAGCGCATTCGGGTCAGGGCATCGATGCAGTAACGCAGCCTCAGCTTACCCTGCAGAGTTTCAGACCAAGCTTCCGGCGTTTCTGTGTACATGAAGGCCAACAGTTCAAAGTAGTCCTCCTGTTGCAGCGCCATGTGCACTGCAGCGGCTTCGGCCCTCAGGGTCGGCAGGTCCCACTGTGGGGGCACCCCGGCATGGGTCATGATCAATTTATGC is part of the Shewanella cyperi genome and encodes:
- a CDS encoding DUF3718 domain-containing protein, which gives rise to MRVLPVAIAALIAASSVSVSTPAMADTDQLVASICDYVKSNDKNRLRKKLKESRVKLRNVYSGISCDGISLLRTAYVANAADVGEFIAKRLTAAELGAAEADGKTIEAWAEANGHGGSPITAAIKERLSGGGGESED
- a CDS encoding methyl-accepting chemotaxis protein; its protein translation is MKINVATRVIGGFSVVTLLLVILGIASLVTNSSLKDSTVLVQELSMPALEATGNLSETLSEQQRLILIAYHSAHSSAIPEQEKQFNTHSKNFKEGFTTLSGLLENNQNYLSQLNLLNSSYLKFANDSKAMIDAREQALTQQEELIKQRSTLENSADDASSGLLDLIDLESSSNQTEKEIAAAASAIDTSMSNIITTVYDLVSTEEKSKYDIIVKELDYIVGEAKTKIEYVNRHGEGLLDQELMQGINKDTSKVFSMLDGKQNTMLSLKASQLNNAEAALTKLNAVEKDAKEVSAKMRELSKSIDGVTKEISNKAISDVDSASMQTTLLVIIAIIVAIGVSLWVVRPLKRSLDEVNDALNVLASGDLTHKLDDSGHDEFAELSRNCNRLVDSLRALIVGILDRSTQLAAAAEQTSAITSQTTTGIQEQKSQVDQVATATTELSSSAHQVTLSADDALKQIKQADDEAHHMRTIADENKRTIQALAEEVAKASKVINKVHADSASIGSILDVIRGIAEQTNLLALNAAIEAARAGEQGRGFAVVADEVRSLASRTQESTREIQQMIEVLQQGTQQAVAVMELGQTQAKACVDKTEQANVALETISKSVHQAFDAGTHIAHAAQEQNLVSQQVSEKLEHIAAISEETAIGADQTAQSSHQVARLAEELQASVGEFKV
- a CDS encoding symmetrical bis(5'-nucleosyl)-tetraphosphatase, with product MANYFVGDIQGCNQELQSLLAKVDFNPSKDTLWAVGDLVARGPDSLKVLNFFESLDGSARVVLGNHDLHLLAIYNGLKRAKASDKLEKLLASERLPTLIGWLRQQPLMQELPEHKLIMTHAGVPPQWDLPTLRAEAAAVHMALQQEDYFELLAFMYTETPEAWSETLQGKLRLRYCIDALTRMRYLHSDGRLDFKCKTPPEDCKEPDLHPWFELPSHLEDHTLVFGHWAALMGKVDHPLRIALDTGCCWGEHLTLWHLENREKISQKRMK